In bacterium, the DNA window GCGGCCCTGCTGGGCCTGTTCCTGGCCAGCCCCTCGCTGGGGGCCTACCTGGGGGCGACGATGTTCGCCTCGGCGCAGTTGGACTACATCGTGTGGGGCGGCGCCCTCTCCGCGCTCTTCGCCGGTCTGCACTACTGGTGGCCGAAGATGATGGGCCGCGCCTACAGCGACGAGGTCGCCCGGATCGGCGCCGTCCTCTACGTGATCGGCGTGAACCTGGCCCTGATTCCGCGGGTCATGGTCGGCACGCGCGGCGTCCCCCAGGATCTGCTGGGCGTCATCCCGGAATCGCTGCGCCTGTCGGAGGTCTCGAGCCTCGGTTGGCTGTTCCTCTACAGCGGTCTCGCCGTGATCGCCGGCAACCTGCTGGTGACCGTGTGGGGGGACGCCAAGGCCGCGGACGATCCGTGGGGGGCGACGACCTTGGAATGGACCGTCCCTTCGCCGCCGCCCGAGGACAACTTCGGTTGAAGGGAGAGCGACCTCACATGCCGTTCCTGACCCCGAGTGCGGCGATCGCGGCTTTCCTGGCCGTCCTGTGCCTGGTCGTTCCGGCAACAGGGGTGGCAGTCGATCCTCCCGCCGAGCAGCCGGGCGACTACGATTCCGCCAACGCGCGGGAGATCATGGAACTCTGCGCCGGATGCCATGGGGACAACGGGCAGGGCGGGGGCGGGGGCGAGTACCCGCGACTGGCCGGACTGCCGGCGGCCTACATCACCGCCCAGATGCTCCAGTTCCGCTCGGGGACCCGGGCCAGCATGGCCATGGCGCCCTACGCCGACGAGCGGGAGCTGAGCGACAGCGACCTGGCGGACATCAGCCGCTATCTCGCCGACATCGAACTGCTGACCCGGATGCCGGCGATCGATCCGGACCTCGACTCCTACGAGAAGCTGCTGATCGCGAGCCGGGTCTTCAACGTCGCCCGGGTCGACGGGGACACGGAGCGGGGACGGGTCGTCTACGAGCGGGAATGCCGCAAGTGCCACGGTGAATCCGGGGTCGGGCGAGGCAAGAACCCGCCGCTGGCCGGGCAATACACCGACTATCTCCGCCTGCAGATCGAGGAGTTCCGCCAGGAACGGAGGGCCAACAAGCCCATGCTGAGGGCGCTGCAGGACTTGACGGCCGCCGACATCGAGGCTCTTTTGGCCTACCTCGCGACGACCGACGACTGAACCCGCTGGGAGCCTTCCCGCGCCCAGGAATCTGCTAGGAGTTGCAAAAAACGCTCAGGATTACCGAACAGGACAAAAACGCCGCATCCAGCCTCTGCGGGGTGATTCGCAGCATTTTCCGGTCGATCCGGGCCCCTGGCCCACCCCCTTCTCGCGCGCGCGGCGGACACGCCTCTTGCAAAAAAGGACATAGATATCCGATTATAGCGAATGGAGTCGGAATACCGCCTGTGGGCCCCTAGGCGCTCCCGGCGGAGAAGGAAACGGTCTCAGTGGGCCCGCCCAGCGGGCCGTAGAGGGGAGAAGGACATGAGCTTGGTCAAGAAACTGGCGGCGATCCTGGTCCTGCTGGCGGCATCGACGTTCCTCGCGAACGGAGTGGCCCGGGCACAGACCCTCCAGGACGTGATGAAGGAACGCGGACTGACCGAGAAGGACGTTCTCGCGGCCGCGAAGACCTACACCCCGACGGGCGGCCGGGACGAGTATATCGCGTTCAGTTCCGGCGGCCAGAGCGGCCAGGTCATCGTCTACGGCATCCCGTCGATGCGGATCCTGAAGTACATCGGCGTCTTCACGCCGGAGCCGTGGCAGGGCTACGGATTCGACGACGAATCGAAGGCCGTGCTGGCGATGGGCCGCATCAACGGCAAGGACATCCGCTACGGCGATTCCCACCATCCCGCGATCTCCGAGACCGAGGGCGACTACGACGGCCGCTACCTGTTCATCAACGACAAGGCCAATCCGCGCATCGCGGTGATCGATCTCCACGACTTCGAGACCAAGCAGATCGTGCCCAACCCGTTCTTCAGTTCCGACCACGGCGGCTGCTTCGTGACCCCGAACACCGAGTACGTGATGGAGGCCAGCCAGTACGCGGCCCCCTTCAGCAAGGATTTCGTGCCGCTCGAGGAGTTCAACGACAAGTACCGGGGCGGAGTGACCTACTGGAAGTTCAACCGGGAGGAAGGCCGCATCAATCCCGCCGAGTCCTTCACCTTCGAGCTGCCGCCCTACAGCCAGGACCTCAGCGACGCCGGCAAGGGCCCGAGCTATGGCTGGGGCTTCACGAACTCGTTCTGCTCCGAACGGTACATCGGCGGCATCGAGCGGGGCCGTCCGCCCTTCGAGGCCGGGTGCTCCTCCAAGGACACCGATTTCATGCACGTCACCAACTGGAAGAAGGCCGCCGAGCTGGTCGCCGCCGGCAAGGTGAAGAAGGTCAATGGCCAGTACCTGATCACGATCGAGCAGTCGGTGGCCGAGGGCCTGGTCTACCTGATTCCCGAGCCCAAGAGCCCGCACGGCTGCGACGTCACGCCCGACGGCAAGAGCATCATCGTCTCGGGCAAGCTGGACAGCCACGCCTGGGTGTACAGCTTCGAGAAGATCATGAAGGCCATCGAGACCCGCAATTTCGAGACGACCGACTCCTACAACATCCCGATCATCTCCCTCGAGGCGGCGCTGGACAAGTCGGTCAACGTCGGCCTCGGCCCCCTGCACACCCAGTTCGACTCGGTCGACGGCGTCTGCTACACGTCGATCTACGTCGATTCGCAGGTCACCAAGTGGAACTACCGCACCGGCAAGGTGCTCGACACGCTGCCGATCCACTACAACATCGGCCACCTGATGACCATGGAGGGCGATACGCGCTCGCCCGACGGGAAGTACCTCGTCGCCCTCAACAAGCTTTCCATCGATCGCTTCAACCCGGTGGGCCCGCTGCACCCGCAGAACCACCAGTTGCTGGACATCAGCGGGGCCAAGATGTCGCTGCTCTACGACATGCCCCTGCCCCTGGGCGAGCCCCACTACGCGGTGGCCATCAAGGCCGACAAGCTGCAGCCGGTGACCGGCTACAAGACGGGCTGGGACAGCCGCACCGACCAGAAGTCCGCCCACCGGACCCTGGCCGGCCGTGAGCGCACCGAACGCAAGGGCAACCGCGTCGACGTCTACGGGACCACGATCCGCTCGCACATCACGCCGGAGATCATCGAGGTGCAGGTGGGGGACGAGGTCGCGATCCATCTGACGAACCTGGAGCGCGCGGAAGACCAGGTCCACGGCTTCACGATCTACGGCCAGAACGTCCAGTTCTCGCTGGAGCCGGGCAAGACGTCCTCGGCGACGTTCACCGTCGACAAGGCGGGCGTGTACCCGTACTACTGCACCGAATTCTGCTCGGCGCTGCACCTGGAAATGCAGGGCTACCTGCTCGTCCAGCCCAAGGGCTACAAGGCGACGGGCGCCGAGATCCAGGAGGGCCAGAAGTACACCAAGGCCGACTACGAGACCCAGGTGGCGACGAACATCGCGACCCAGGAGGTCATCGACCAGGTGGTGGGCTTCATCACGAGCCACAACTACCAGGACTTCCCGACCGTCGTCGCCCTCGTCGAGGACGCGACCGACCAGCTGGGCTTCGCCGCCGAGACGAAGAAGAAGGCGGAGGCTTCGGCGGCCGCCGGCGACTGGCAGAACGCCATGCTCTGGGCCAACCAGTGGTGGCAGTACCAGGTCAAGACGGCCGATCTCGGCCTGCGGGCCAAGACCTTCCTGGAGGAGAACGGGGCCAAGAAGGTGAAGTAGGCGGGACGGACGATCCGGAACCCGGGCAGGTGCCGGGTCGCGCACCCGACGGCGGGACGCGGCACCTGTCCACGAACCCCAACCTGCGCCCCGTGCGACGGGGCCCGAGGAAGAGTCGATGAGAAGCTACGGCACGAAAGTCCGCTTGCTGGCCCTGACGGCGGCGCTCTGCGCCCTGGCGGCCTGCGACGGCAGCAGCCGCGAGGAGCGGTTGGCCAGGATCCGGGCGCATCACGGGCAGGACGCCGCCGGCGGCGGCGCGGTGGTGGCGGTGCAGCTGTCGCCCGGGGCGCAGCTCTACCGGGACAAGACCTGCAACACCTGCCACGGCGATGACGGCATCAGGGCCCTGCTGCCCAACTACCCGATCCTGGCCCGGCAGGGTGCCGCCTACGCCCTGCGCCAGATGAAGGACATCCAGAGCGGGAACCGCGCCAACGGGCAGACGGCGGCGATGAAGGCCGTGGTCCAGGGCGTGACCGAGGAGGAATTCACCATCCTGGCCGATTTCATCGCCAACGAACTGGGCGGCGGCGCGCCGATCGGCGGCGGGGCGGACGAGGAGTCGCCGGGCGCCGTGCTGTTCCGGACCAAGACCTGCACGGCCTGCCACGGCGCCGACGGCAAGACCCCGATCCTGCCCGACTACCCGCGCATCGCCGGGCATCCGGCGGCCTACGCGCTGCAGCAGATGCGCGACGTCAAGAGCGGCGCCCGCGCCAACAGCATGGCGGTGCTGGGCATGCAGGGCGTCATGCATCTGGTCAACGACGAGGAACTCGTGCAACTGGCGGACTACATCTCGACCCTGCCGCGCTAGCCGGACGGGTGAACCCTGGAGGAAGACGACATGATGAGGAACAAGATCGGCATGGTGATCGCCCTGGGCTGCGTCCTGGCCCTGATCACGCCGGCACTGGCCTGGAACGAAGGCGGCGGCGAGCAGGACGAGGCCCTGCACCTGGTGCCCGACCTCGAGAACGGCCGCGACGTCTACGAGGTCTGCGCCGCCTGCCACAAGCTCGAGGGGTGGGGCACGCCGGACGGGACGTTCCCGCAGCTGGCCGGCCAGTACGCGAGGGTCGCCATCAAGCAGCTCTCGGACATCCGCGCCCTGAACCGGGACAACCCGACGATGTACCCCTTCGCCCTGCCGCAGTCGATCGGCGGTCCGCAGGCCCTGGCCGACGTCTCGGCCTACATCGCGAAGCTGCCGATGAACCC includes these proteins:
- a CDS encoding cbb3-type cytochrome c oxidase subunit I, with translation AALLGLFLASPSLGAYLGATMFASAQLDYIVWGGALSALFAGLHYWWPKMMGRAYSDEVARIGAVLYVIGVNLALIPRVMVGTRGVPQDLLGVIPESLRLSEVSSLGWLFLYSGLAVIAGNLLVTVWGDAKAADDPWGATTLEWTVPSPPPEDNFG
- a CDS encoding cytochrome c; protein product: MPFLTPSAAIAAFLAVLCLVVPATGVAVDPPAEQPGDYDSANAREIMELCAGCHGDNGQGGGGGEYPRLAGLPAAYITAQMLQFRSGTRASMAMAPYADERELSDSDLADISRYLADIELLTRMPAIDPDLDSYEKLLIASRVFNVARVDGDTERGRVVYERECRKCHGESGVGRGKNPPLAGQYTDYLRLQIEEFRQERRANKPMLRALQDLTAADIEALLAYLATTDD
- the nosZ gene encoding Sec-dependent nitrous-oxide reductase, encoding MSLVKKLAAILVLLAASTFLANGVARAQTLQDVMKERGLTEKDVLAAAKTYTPTGGRDEYIAFSSGGQSGQVIVYGIPSMRILKYIGVFTPEPWQGYGFDDESKAVLAMGRINGKDIRYGDSHHPAISETEGDYDGRYLFINDKANPRIAVIDLHDFETKQIVPNPFFSSDHGGCFVTPNTEYVMEASQYAAPFSKDFVPLEEFNDKYRGGVTYWKFNREEGRINPAESFTFELPPYSQDLSDAGKGPSYGWGFTNSFCSERYIGGIERGRPPFEAGCSSKDTDFMHVTNWKKAAELVAAGKVKKVNGQYLITIEQSVAEGLVYLIPEPKSPHGCDVTPDGKSIIVSGKLDSHAWVYSFEKIMKAIETRNFETTDSYNIPIISLEAALDKSVNVGLGPLHTQFDSVDGVCYTSIYVDSQVTKWNYRTGKVLDTLPIHYNIGHLMTMEGDTRSPDGKYLVALNKLSIDRFNPVGPLHPQNHQLLDISGAKMSLLYDMPLPLGEPHYAVAIKADKLQPVTGYKTGWDSRTDQKSAHRTLAGRERTERKGNRVDVYGTTIRSHITPEIIEVQVGDEVAIHLTNLERAEDQVHGFTIYGQNVQFSLEPGKTSSATFTVDKAGVYPYYCTEFCSALHLEMQGYLLVQPKGYKATGAEIQEGQKYTKADYETQVATNIATQEVIDQVVGFITSHNYQDFPTVVALVEDATDQLGFAAETKKKAEASAAAGDWQNAMLWANQWWQYQVKTADLGLRAKTFLEENGAKKVK
- a CDS encoding c-type cytochrome, whose translation is MMRNKIGMVIALGCVLALITPALAWNEGGGEQDEALHLVPDLENGRDVYEVCAACHKLEGWGTPDGTFPQLAGQYARVAIKQLSDIRALNRDNPTMYPFALPQSIGGPQALADVSAYIAKLPMNPDNGKGEWAEGTPQFARGQQLYKDNCVQCHGDHGQGNAEKFYPVIMGQHYNYMVRQFEWIRDGKRRNANPDMVKQIAEFTDADMKAVINYVSRIPVPKELLAPSKDWKNPDFK